The Megalops cyprinoides isolate fMegCyp1 chromosome 19, fMegCyp1.pri, whole genome shotgun sequence genome has a window encoding:
- the angptl6 gene encoding angiopoietin-related protein 6 isoform X2 has protein sequence MALRHAAAALALLVLLAARPGPGRAEPDRAGRRGAGSQKRQSRASEARPGRCSYTFIVPQQRLQGALCVSTAAGGADMGGANRSEAAALRQELRQQQQQLEQLRGGLDAQLQELRRDSSSMNARITQLYTQLLHGVINKKDQALEQQRLETLLLNTSTQVLQLSARYTELEQKYEVLSSLVHNQSVQLTHSTPVQQPAEPQSDSMEPVEEVSDIQRDQSPALPQRDPPTTTHSPPTDHPFISYPVTKTPGPWRDCQHALESGERTSGIYLLRPRNANRLLQAWCEAGWTVIQRRQDGSVNFFRTWDQYKGFGNLDGEYWLGLEHLYWLTAQAQYRLRVALEDWQGRQVFAEYDSFHLEPESDWYRLRLGRYHGNAGDSLSWHNNKAFTTLDRDKDAYTGNCAHYQKGGWWYHMCAHSNLNGVWYRGGHYRSRYQDGVYWAEFHGGSYSLKRAAMMIKPI, from the exons ATGGCGCTCCGTCACGCTGCGGCCGCGCTggccctgctggtgctgctggcgGCCAGGCCCGGGCCCGGGAGGGCCGAGCCGGACAGGGCGGGGCGCAGGGGGGCAGGGTCTCAGAAGCGCCAGTCGCGCGCGTCAGAGGCCAGGCCCGGCCGCTGCTCCTACACCTTCATCGTGCctcagcagcggctgcagggggcgctgtgcgTGAGCACAGCAGCCGGCGGGGCAGATATGGGCGGGGCCAACCGCTCGGAGGCGGCCGCACTGCGGCAGGagctgaggcagcagcagcagcagctggagcagctaAGAGGCGGGCTGGACGctcagctgcaggagctgcgcagagacagcagcagcatgaaCGCCCGCATCACCCAGCTCTACACCCAGCTGCTGCACGGCGTCATCAACAAGAAGGACCAGGCGCTGGAGCAGCAGAGGCTGGAGACCCTGCTGCTCAACACCTCCACACAG gtgctgcagctgtctgcCAGGTACACAGAGCTGGAGCAGAAGTATGAGGTGCTGTCCTCACTGGTGCATAACCAGAGTGTGCAGCTGACACACAGCACCCCGGTGCAGCAg CCTGCAGAGCCACAGAGTGACAGTATGGAGCCAGTAGAGGAGGTCAGTGACATTCAGAGGGACCAGAGCCCCGCCCTCCCGCAGAGAGACCcgcccaccaccacacacagcccccccacAGATCACCCCTTCATCAGCTACCCGGTCACCAAAACCCCAG GGCCGTGGCGGGACTGCCAGCATGCTCTGGAGTCCGGTGAGCGCACCAGTGGCATTTACCTGCTGCGGCCTCGCAACGCCAACCGCCTGCTGCAGGCCTGGTGTGAGGCCGGCTGGACCGTCATCCAGAGGAGGCAGGACGGCTCCGTCAACTTCTTCAGAACCTGGGACCAGTACAAG GGCTTTGGGAACCTGGACGGGGAGTACTGGCTGGGCCTGGAGCACCTGTACTGGCTCACCGCGCAGGCACAGTACCGCCTGCGGGTGGCGCTGGAGGACTGGCAGGGCCGGCAGGTGTTTGCAGAGTACGACAGCTTCCACCTGGAGCCCGAGAGCGACTGGTACCGGCTGCGGCTCGGCCGTTACCATGGCAACGCCGGCGACTCCCTCTCATGGCACAACAACAAAGCCTTCACCACACTGGACCGTGACAAGGACGCTTATACtg GTAACTGTGCTCATTACCAGAAGGGGGGCTGGTGGTACCACATGTGTGCTCACTCGAACCTGAACGGGGTGTGGTACCGTGGGGGCCATTACCGAAGCCGGTACCAGGATGGGGTGTACTGGGCCGAGTTCCACGGAGGCTCGTACTCCCTGAAACGAGCTGCCATGATGATCAAACCCATCtaa
- the angptl6 gene encoding angiopoietin-related protein 6 isoform X1, with product MALRHAAAALALLVLLAARPGPGRAEPDRAGRRGAGSQKRQSRASEARPGRCSYTFIVPQQRLQGALCVSTAAGGADMGGANRSEAAALRQELRQQQQQLEQLRGGLDAQLQELRRDSSSMNARITQLYTQLLHGVINKKDQALEQQRLETLLLNTSTQVLQLSARYTELEQKYEVLSSLVHNQSVQLTHSTPVQQPAEPQSDSMEPVEEVSDIQRDQSPALPQRDPPTTTHSPPTDHPFISYPVTKTPGPWRDCQHALESGERTSGIYLLRPRNANRLLQAWCEAGWTVIQRRQDGSVNFFRTWDQYKQGFGNLDGEYWLGLEHLYWLTAQAQYRLRVALEDWQGRQVFAEYDSFHLEPESDWYRLRLGRYHGNAGDSLSWHNNKAFTTLDRDKDAYTGNCAHYQKGGWWYHMCAHSNLNGVWYRGGHYRSRYQDGVYWAEFHGGSYSLKRAAMMIKPI from the exons ATGGCGCTCCGTCACGCTGCGGCCGCGCTggccctgctggtgctgctggcgGCCAGGCCCGGGCCCGGGAGGGCCGAGCCGGACAGGGCGGGGCGCAGGGGGGCAGGGTCTCAGAAGCGCCAGTCGCGCGCGTCAGAGGCCAGGCCCGGCCGCTGCTCCTACACCTTCATCGTGCctcagcagcggctgcagggggcgctgtgcgTGAGCACAGCAGCCGGCGGGGCAGATATGGGCGGGGCCAACCGCTCGGAGGCGGCCGCACTGCGGCAGGagctgaggcagcagcagcagcagctggagcagctaAGAGGCGGGCTGGACGctcagctgcaggagctgcgcagagacagcagcagcatgaaCGCCCGCATCACCCAGCTCTACACCCAGCTGCTGCACGGCGTCATCAACAAGAAGGACCAGGCGCTGGAGCAGCAGAGGCTGGAGACCCTGCTGCTCAACACCTCCACACAG gtgctgcagctgtctgcCAGGTACACAGAGCTGGAGCAGAAGTATGAGGTGCTGTCCTCACTGGTGCATAACCAGAGTGTGCAGCTGACACACAGCACCCCGGTGCAGCAg CCTGCAGAGCCACAGAGTGACAGTATGGAGCCAGTAGAGGAGGTCAGTGACATTCAGAGGGACCAGAGCCCCGCCCTCCCGCAGAGAGACCcgcccaccaccacacacagcccccccacAGATCACCCCTTCATCAGCTACCCGGTCACCAAAACCCCAG GGCCGTGGCGGGACTGCCAGCATGCTCTGGAGTCCGGTGAGCGCACCAGTGGCATTTACCTGCTGCGGCCTCGCAACGCCAACCGCCTGCTGCAGGCCTGGTGTGAGGCCGGCTGGACCGTCATCCAGAGGAGGCAGGACGGCTCCGTCAACTTCTTCAGAACCTGGGACCAGTACAAG CAGGGCTTTGGGAACCTGGACGGGGAGTACTGGCTGGGCCTGGAGCACCTGTACTGGCTCACCGCGCAGGCACAGTACCGCCTGCGGGTGGCGCTGGAGGACTGGCAGGGCCGGCAGGTGTTTGCAGAGTACGACAGCTTCCACCTGGAGCCCGAGAGCGACTGGTACCGGCTGCGGCTCGGCCGTTACCATGGCAACGCCGGCGACTCCCTCTCATGGCACAACAACAAAGCCTTCACCACACTGGACCGTGACAAGGACGCTTATACtg GTAACTGTGCTCATTACCAGAAGGGGGGCTGGTGGTACCACATGTGTGCTCACTCGAACCTGAACGGGGTGTGGTACCGTGGGGGCCATTACCGAAGCCGGTACCAGGATGGGGTGTACTGGGCCGAGTTCCACGGAGGCTCGTACTCCCTGAAACGAGCTGCCATGATGATCAAACCCATCtaa
- the ppan gene encoding suppressor of SWI4 1 homolog → MGKTKTKNQKKARVQAAHVAHEQFGAFPHSFVFHRGQIGKNGAQLVHDMRRVMQPYTAESLKVRKKNVLKDFVAVAGPLGVTHFLIFTKTPSSINLRLARLPKGPMLHFRVVKYSLVKDVVSSLKRHRMHEQQFSHHPLLVLNNFGLEGLHVKLMATMFQNMFPSINVHKVNLNTIKRCVLLHYDPLSQEVEFRHYSLKVVPVGMSRGVKKLMQERFPNMSKLDDVSELLLRGANLSESEAEQDGDHNITELPQVYSGRGNMRSQQSAVRLTEIGPRLTLRLVKIEEGLGEGSVLYHAVISKTEEELQEILSRKEAELQQKEERRHKQELNVAKKKEKREENRKKSLEGIKRQRQEQQGDSDESGVEDPGKQEDQAASDESEDEAEYYRQAVGEEPDEDMFSKAKRKRGADRGPAPFKKRRLGPGRSAGRDGAPRLRKSKQAGGGGEGQPPRKGGKTLWGKKIGEGGPKFKGQKSKPWPGAKKKGRAGGGGPKGFRQRPGKGRP, encoded by the exons ATGGGGAAAACGAAG ACGAAGAACCAGAAGAAGGCGCGCGTGCAGGCGGCGCACGTGGCGCACGAGCAGTTCGGCGCGTTCCCGCACTCGTTCGTCTTCCATCGCGGGCAGATCGGAAAGAACGGCGCGCAGCTCGTGCACGACATGCGGCGCGTCATGCAGCCCTACACCGCCGAGTCCCTCAAA GTACGGAAGAAAAATGTACTGAAGGATTTCGTGGCAGTGGCAGGACCGCTGGGAGTCACGCACTTCCTCATCTTCACCAAAACCCCCAGCAGCATTAACCTG cgTCTGGCTCGACTGCCCAAAGGTCCCATGCTGCACTTCAGAGTGGTCAAA tactcCCTCGTTAAGGACGTGGTCTCCTCTCTGAAGAGGCACCGGATGCATGAGCAACAGTTTTCTCACCACCCTCTGCTGGTGCTGAATAACTTCGGCCTGGAGGGACTTCACGTCAAGCTGATGGCCACCATGTTCCAAAACATGTTCCCCTCCATCAACGTGCACAAG gTGAACCTCAACACCATAAAAAGATGCGTGCTGCTGCACTACGACCCGCTGTCGCAGGAAGTGGAGTTTCGGCATTA CAGTCTGAAGGTGGTGCCAGTGGGAATGAGTCGCGGGGTGAAGAAGCTGATGCAGGAGCGTTTCCCCAACATGAGCAAGCTGGACGACGTCAGCGAGCTGCTGCTCAG AGGGGCGAACCTGTCGGAGAGTGAGGCGGAGCAGGACGGAGACCACAACATCACGGAGCTGCCACAGGTTTACTCTGGGCGTGGAAATATGAGGTCACAGCAGAGTGCCGTGCGTCTGACAGAG ATCGGGCCGCGGCTGACCCTGCGTTTGGTGAAGATTGAGGAGGGTCTGGGAGAGGGCAGCGTGCTGTACCACGCAGTCA TCTCAAAGacggaggaggagctgcaggagatcCTGAGCAGGAAGGAGGCggagctgcagcagaaggaGGAGCGCAGGCACAAGCAGGAGCTCAACGTGGCCAAGAAGAAGGAGAAGCGGGAGGAGAACAG GAAGAAAAGCTTGGAGGGCATaaagaggcagaggcaggagcagcagggcGACTCGGATGAAAGTGGAGTGGAGGATCCTGGGAAACAGGAGGACCAGGCTGCTTCAGATGAGTCGGAAGATGAGGCGGAGTACTACAGGCAGGCAGTGGGGGAGGAGCCAGACGAAG ATATGTTCTCCAAAGccaagaggaagagaggagcagacagaggccCCGCACCCTTCAAAAAGAGGAGGCTGGGCCCTGGGAGGAGCGCAGGCCGGGACGGGGCCCCCAGACTGAGGAAGAGCAAGCAAGCAGGcggaggaggggagggacagCCGCCCCGCAAGGGGGGCAAGACGCTGTGGGGGAAGAAGATTGGAGAAGGAGGTCCGAAATTTAAGGGACAGAAGAGCAAACCCTGGCCGGGTGCGAAGAAGAAGGGGCGGGCTGGCGGAGGGGGGCCCAAGGGGTTCAGACAGAGGCCCGGGAAAGGCCGGCCATGA
- the eif3g gene encoding eukaryotic translation initiation factor 3 subunit G, with the protein MPSVEYDDSKPSWADQVEEEGDEGTLPSPKETIKGNIKTVTEYKMDEEGRKFKIVRTFKIETRKASKAVARRKNWKKFGNSEFDPPGPNVATTTVSDDVFMTFISSKEDLNAQDQEEDPMNKLKGQKIVSCRICKGDHWTTRCPYKDTLGPMQKELAEQLGLSTGDKEKTAEPEPAQPVQNKTGKYVPPSLRDGGTRRGESMQPNRRADDNATIRVTNLSEDTRETDLQELFRPFGSISRIYLAKDKNTGQSKGFAFISFHRREDAARAIAGVSGFGYDHLILNVEWAKPSNN; encoded by the exons ATGCCGTCTGTCGAATATGACGA TTCCAAGCCGAGCTGGGCTGATCAGGTGGAAGAGGAGGGCGATGAAG GAACCCTTCCTTCACCCAAAGAAACAATCAAAGGCAACATTAAAACTGTGACGGAGTACAAGATGGATGAGGAGGGCAGGAAGTTTAAG ATTGTCCGCACCTTTAAAATTGAGACCAGGAAGGCCTCCAAAGCAGTGGCCAGGAGAAAG AACTGGAAGAAGTTTGGCAACTCTGAGTTCGACCCGCCGGGTCCCAACGTGGCCACCACCACGGTCAGCGACGATGTCTTTATGACCTTCATTTCCAGCAAAGAG gaTCTGAACGCTCAGGACCAGGAGGAGGACCCCATGAACAAGCTGAAAGGGCAGAAGATCGTCTCCTGCCGCATCTGTAAGGGGGACCACTGGACCACGCGCTGCCCCTACAAGGACACGCTGGGCCCCATGCAGAAGGAGTTGGCCGAGCAGCTGGGCCTGTCCACCGGGGACAAGGAGAAGACAGCAG AACCGGAGCCGGCCCAGCCAGTGCAGAACAAGACCGGGAAGTATGTTCCCCCGAGCCTGAGGGATGGAGGCACGAGACGAGGGGAGTCCATGCAGCCCAACcgcagag CTGATGATAACGCTACGATCCGCGTGACGAACCTGTCGGAGGACACACGTGAGACAGACTTGCAGGAGCTCTTCCGGCCCTTCGGCTCCATCTCCAGGATCTACCTGGCCAAGGACAAGAACACCGGCCAGTCTaag GGCTTTGCCTTCATCAGTTTCCATCGCCGAGAGGACGCAGCGAGAGCCATCGCCGGAGTGTCCGGGTTCGGCTACGATCACCTCATCCTCAACGTGGAGTGGGCCAA acCTTCAAACAATTAA